The window ACCACGTCCATCGGTACCTCGACCGGCCGGCCCATGGTGGTGTCCTCGCCCTTGATCACCACCGTGTCGCCGCGGCGGGTGATCTCGGTGACGATGCCGCGGATGAACTGTACCTTCTTCTCCTCCTGGGCCTTCCAGTACAGCTGGTCTTCCCAGAAGCCGTACATCCGCATGTCGATGTAGAACACGAACACCTGGCAGTCGGGCAGGTGGTCGCGGATCTCGATCGCCTCCTTGCAGGCGACGCCGCAGCACACCTTCGAGC is drawn from bacterium and contains these coding sequences:
- a CDS encoding CoB--CoM heterodisulfide reductase iron-sulfur subunit A family protein translates to SKVCCGVACKEAIEIRDHLPDCQVFVFYIDMRMYGFWEDQLYWKAQEEKKVQFIRGIVTEITRRGDTVVIKGEDTTMGRPVEVPMDVVVLSVGMEPSEGTTRMAEIFSLPLESHRFIDTIGGPMNTVSTSREGIYVAGAAAGPADLEDSISMAGAAVMKAAGFLRKHALATA